A region from the Candidatus Eisenbacteria bacterium genome encodes:
- the cmr1 gene encoding type III-B CRISPR module RAMP protein Cmr1, protein MTPIFGGGTEPGKSDDLDPIRVPTIRGHLRFWWRATMGSAFATVDEMRQAEFEIWGGTQWEDFTATGDPSKPSRKSRPSAVEVTVQDVAPGDPEDPPPLSDVRSYALFPARTVQGCKLRMGVSFSIHLRFPQDDKVSGIAIEDHVRRALRAWVVFGGYGARSRRGAGALSFERVPDGEDGFWIPQDPSALSAWFKGSGSLGPFPRLKGSLFLIASASRAASSDPKAAWIEALGWLAEFRQAAARPGGGKRGVTLWPEPDKMRKLRTPIAPHTAWQHPPSPKLTNAPAWPRASFGLPIVTRFQDKDATDSPYPNPEPGFTPARDRDGNLVWKRRDLTLKWRQDEKCFERLASPLIVRPFGFADGTWRPGLLWLNRAFPEGDVVLFDGGTPVAGSEASFDMVAAPGDKVRFAPLATAEVGAATPGSKVRTAFFEWVKKKLGPSGFVEIKL, encoded by the coding sequence GTGACGCCGATCTTCGGCGGAGGAACGGAGCCCGGGAAGTCCGATGACCTGGACCCGATCCGCGTACCGACGATTCGCGGTCACCTTCGCTTCTGGTGGCGGGCGACAATGGGTTCGGCGTTCGCGACCGTGGACGAGATGCGTCAAGCCGAGTTCGAGATTTGGGGCGGGACACAATGGGAGGATTTCACAGCCACCGGTGATCCCTCGAAACCGAGCCGGAAGAGCCGGCCGTCCGCCGTGGAGGTCACGGTCCAGGATGTTGCCCCGGGAGATCCCGAGGACCCGCCGCCGCTTTCCGATGTCCGGAGCTATGCTCTCTTCCCTGCCCGCACCGTGCAGGGCTGCAAGCTCAGGATGGGCGTGAGCTTCTCGATCCACCTCCGGTTTCCCCAAGACGATAAGGTGAGCGGAATCGCTATCGAAGACCACGTTCGTCGCGCGCTGCGTGCTTGGGTGGTTTTCGGTGGGTATGGTGCCCGATCGAGGCGTGGCGCGGGGGCGCTCTCCTTTGAGAGAGTGCCGGATGGAGAAGACGGGTTCTGGATACCTCAAGATCCAAGCGCTCTCTCTGCGTGGTTCAAGGGCTCCGGTTCACTTGGTCCTTTCCCCCGTCTCAAGGGATCGCTCTTCCTGATCGCATCGGCGTCCCGAGCGGCGTCCTCCGATCCGAAAGCCGCGTGGATCGAAGCGCTTGGATGGCTTGCGGAATTCAGGCAGGCAGCAGCTCGGCCGGGAGGTGGGAAGAGGGGGGTAACCCTGTGGCCCGAGCCGGACAAGATGCGAAAACTCCGCACGCCCATCGCTCCCCATACGGCCTGGCAGCATCCACCTTCCCCCAAGCTCACGAATGCTCCGGCTTGGCCGAGGGCATCGTTCGGGCTCCCGATCGTTACACGATTCCAGGACAAGGATGCGACGGACAGTCCCTACCCGAATCCGGAGCCGGGGTTTACGCCCGCTAGGGACCGCGATGGGAATCTCGTCTGGAAGAGAAGAGATCTAACCCTCAAGTGGAGGCAGGACGAGAAGTGCTTCGAGCGTCTGGCGAGCCCCCTCATCGTACGGCCGTTCGGTTTCGCGGATGGAACCTGGCGCCCCGGCCTCCTTTGGCTGAACCGGGCCTTTCCCGAGGGGGATGTAGTTCTCTTCGACGGGGGCACCCCAGTTGCTGGATCGGAAGCGTCCTTCGACATGGTCGCCGCCCCGGGCGACAAGGTTCGATTCGCACCTCTCGCGACTGCTGAGGTGGGGGCGGCGACCCCGGGAAGCAAGGTGCGGACGGCATTCTTTGAGTGGGTGAAGAAGAAGCTTGGGCCCAGCGGTTTTGTGGAGATCAAACTGTGA
- the cas10 gene encoding type III-B CRISPR-associated protein Cas10/Cmr2, which translates to MTSHLLMLSIGPVAEFIESSRRTRDLFFSSELVALMARAAAYRLRSEFEAELIIPTFPSGVDERSAPVSDQVLAVIPAGGDPKSAAQEAREAARDEWSKASERARKYLADKRLDIGIDEEAWKAQLDSDLVELFAAWVPLEDDYAVSRATVEALLAAREVLTDFAPNPTALSVPKSSLDGRRETVLQRERARFARERARAGIKGQEELDLPGIVKRIGTGRFPSISRIALDAWIEGANRDHSKSFRSIREAIERLAGLDLVSRVSESIYGDFPYDAELLLESRVKLLRDGKNDDLEGLGEGDRKEAQRQAEMILGQLDTIGKRPFPYVATLCADGDGIGQWTRACKTVAEHRELAEKLSRFAWKTPAIVTKNRGVSVFAGGDDVLAFLPIDRAVPCAHELQSLFLHEVGGTLSVGIAINHLLTPMAGTMVTHAREALDVRAKSRKNALAIVLEKRSGAPTSVCLPWNDCPEERVRKWISLLDAKRIPEGLSHDLYVLAREYEGIEALNNEEILRKEVRRLLGKKRPASGEIVGEDREYILGRVHNLESLQSLADEIIIAQNIQKGCFR; encoded by the coding sequence GTGACCTCTCACCTTCTCATGCTCTCTATCGGTCCTGTAGCGGAATTCATCGAATCCTCCCGTCGCACCCGGGATCTGTTCTTCTCGTCCGAGCTCGTGGCCCTGATGGCTAGGGCGGCTGCGTATCGGCTACGGTCCGAGTTCGAGGCCGAGCTGATCATCCCAACATTCCCGTCCGGCGTCGACGAAAGGAGCGCTCCGGTTTCGGATCAAGTCCTCGCGGTGATTCCTGCCGGGGGAGACCCGAAATCAGCGGCTCAAGAGGCAAGAGAGGCCGCGAGAGACGAGTGGTCGAAAGCCTCTGAGCGGGCTCGGAAGTATCTCGCCGACAAGAGGCTCGACATCGGGATCGACGAAGAGGCCTGGAAAGCACAGCTGGATTCCGATCTCGTGGAGCTCTTCGCAGCTTGGGTTCCGCTGGAGGATGACTATGCGGTCTCGCGAGCAACTGTGGAGGCTCTGCTCGCTGCACGGGAGGTCCTGACCGATTTCGCTCCGAATCCGACCGCTCTCTCAGTTCCCAAGTCCTCTCTCGACGGGAGACGCGAAACGGTTCTCCAGAGAGAGCGCGCACGCTTCGCCAGGGAGCGTGCGCGGGCCGGGATCAAGGGGCAAGAGGAACTCGATCTCCCGGGGATCGTCAAGCGGATCGGAACGGGGCGATTTCCCTCGATCTCGCGTATCGCCTTAGACGCCTGGATTGAAGGAGCGAACCGCGATCATTCGAAGAGCTTCCGGTCGATTCGAGAGGCGATCGAACGACTCGCCGGGCTCGATCTCGTATCAAGGGTTTCCGAGAGCATCTACGGTGATTTCCCCTACGACGCCGAGCTTCTTCTTGAATCCCGAGTCAAGCTTCTCAGGGACGGCAAGAACGATGATCTCGAAGGACTGGGCGAGGGAGACCGAAAAGAGGCCCAGAGGCAGGCAGAGATGATTCTCGGGCAACTCGATACGATCGGGAAACGGCCGTTTCCGTATGTCGCCACGCTTTGTGCGGACGGAGACGGCATAGGGCAATGGACAAGAGCCTGCAAGACCGTAGCAGAACACCGGGAGCTCGCCGAGAAACTCTCTCGGTTCGCTTGGAAGACCCCCGCGATCGTTACGAAGAACCGAGGGGTCTCCGTGTTCGCGGGCGGCGACGATGTTCTCGCGTTTCTTCCGATCGACCGCGCAGTTCCTTGCGCGCACGAGCTTCAATCGCTCTTTCTGCATGAGGTGGGCGGAACGCTCTCGGTCGGGATCGCCATCAATCATCTCCTTACTCCGATGGCCGGGACGATGGTGACCCATGCGAGAGAAGCCCTGGACGTAAGAGCGAAGAGCCGGAAGAACGCTCTCGCGATCGTTCTTGAAAAGCGCTCCGGTGCGCCCACGAGCGTGTGCCTCCCCTGGAACGACTGCCCGGAGGAGCGCGTTCGGAAGTGGATCAGTCTTCTCGATGCGAAGAGGATTCCGGAAGGTCTGTCTCACGACCTCTATGTGCTGGCTCGTGAGTACGAGGGGATCGAAGCGCTGAACAACGAGGAAATCCTCCGCAAAGAGGTGCGACGATTGCTCGGAAAGAAACGGCCGGCGTCCGGGGAGATCGTCGGTGAGGACAGAGAGTACATCCTGGGTCGCGTTCACAACCTGGAATCCCTGCAATCGCTGGCTGACGAGATCATCATCGCCCAGAACATCCAGAAGGGGTGCTTTCGGTAG
- the cmr4 gene encoding type III-B CRISPR module RAMP protein Cmr4, giving the protein MTVCTFFIHALSPLHPGVGAGVGSVDLPVAREVTTMLPLQYGSGIKGVLRAKYDDGSNEARAVFGPDTDKSDEHAGAVSFSDAKLLCLPVRSICGTFAWTTSPILLHRFSRDFPTVPWHPIVLGEHQAHVNESDCALVGAGSASGKLHLEDLDLEIRPDNREQAASWASSIAKAVFPGDAGWQSEFCRRFAILSDDVFAFLYETALEVRARTRIEDDLKVVKEGALWYEELIPAESILWGVALAERSFKKVDALKGPAEILNFAFTGKAEDAKQKECEVQLGGKATVGCGRARLVRM; this is encoded by the coding sequence ATGACCGTATGTACATTCTTCATACATGCTCTTTCCCCTCTCCATCCCGGCGTCGGTGCGGGGGTCGGTTCGGTTGATCTACCCGTCGCTCGCGAGGTGACCACGATGCTTCCGCTCCAGTACGGAAGCGGCATCAAGGGAGTGCTGCGGGCCAAGTATGACGACGGAAGCAACGAGGCCCGGGCGGTTTTCGGCCCCGACACGGACAAGTCGGACGAGCACGCGGGGGCCGTCTCGTTCTCAGACGCCAAGCTCCTCTGCCTTCCCGTTCGGTCGATCTGCGGGACGTTTGCCTGGACGACCTCTCCGATCCTTCTTCATCGCTTCTCGAGGGATTTCCCGACTGTCCCCTGGCACCCGATCGTCCTCGGTGAACACCAAGCGCACGTCAACGAGTCGGATTGCGCGCTCGTCGGCGCCGGATCCGCCTCGGGCAAACTCCACCTCGAGGATCTCGACCTCGAGATCCGGCCCGACAACAGGGAACAGGCCGCGAGCTGGGCATCCTCAATCGCCAAGGCGGTCTTTCCTGGGGACGCCGGATGGCAATCCGAGTTTTGCAGGCGGTTCGCGATTCTGAGCGACGATGTCTTCGCCTTTCTATACGAAACAGCCCTCGAAGTTCGCGCGCGGACGCGGATCGAGGACGATCTCAAGGTAGTCAAGGAAGGAGCGCTCTGGTACGAGGAGTTGATCCCCGCGGAGAGCATCCTCTGGGGCGTGGCTTTGGCCGAGAGGTCCTTCAAGAAGGTCGACGCTCTGAAGGGGCCCGCCGAGATCCTGAACTTCGCGTTCACGGGAAAGGCGGAGGATGCCAAGCAGAAGGAATGCGAAGTGCAGCTGGGCGGGAAGGCGACCGTCGGGTGCGGGCGTGCGCGCCTGGTGAGGATGTAG
- the cmr5 gene encoding type III-B CRISPR module-associated protein Cmr5, translated as MAIRTNSQKAAGRALGHIQEVKGKSWAKQYGRLWLRFPGLVLTNGLMQTVAFYESRNVPKHPEYGAFLGHMRGILEEGFGESNPLHTLSCPEYMRATRIALLAAVYYGRFCESILEVKRTDEGEER; from the coding sequence ATGGCGATCCGGACGAACTCCCAGAAGGCGGCGGGTCGAGCCCTCGGCCATATTCAAGAGGTCAAGGGGAAGAGCTGGGCGAAGCAGTACGGTCGCCTTTGGCTCCGATTCCCGGGTCTTGTCCTGACGAACGGCCTCATGCAGACCGTGGCGTTCTACGAAAGCAGGAATGTCCCGAAGCACCCCGAATACGGAGCCTTTCTCGGACACATGAGAGGGATACTAGAGGAAGGGTTCGGCGAGTCGAATCCGCTCCACACCCTCTCCTGCCCCGAGTATATGCGCGCCACCCGCATCGCGCTGCTCGCAGCCGTCTACTACGGCCGGTTCTGCGAGTCGATCCTCGAGGTCAAGAGGACTGATGAGGGCGAGGAGCGATGA
- the cmr6 gene encoding type III-B CRISPR module RAMP protein Cmr6, whose product MSELKETVARRNGLSGVSACESTHPGLWLNRWARKHGDKGEEKRALIGAVIDRIRPPDFYPRAFQRWVASLRGRETYLVPVETIGRVIVGLGADCVLETSIALHHTYGVPVLPGSALKGLARRFCLRRFGSSDQEGKEYRPSGVLKQSKRLQAGQGHDWDFTFYDTLFGHVEGAGCLVFNDAWLVPRASNEAPLIRDVLTVHHRNYYGASENPAPPADWDDPIPVPYLTVAPGVCFLLAIEGPDGWRDRAMEILLLALREEGIGAKTSSGYGRMEETERSGSLLARLEESRIDPEVEDYSNRLEEEVPEQQGRLTLMYRHVKGQEDPDLRKKLSRALLFGLRRRQIEAWKEHPRHAGKYRDLVDWAGLE is encoded by the coding sequence ATGAGCGAGCTGAAGGAAACAGTTGCGAGGCGCAATGGTCTCTCCGGGGTCTCCGCATGCGAATCGACTCATCCGGGTCTCTGGCTGAATCGTTGGGCGAGGAAGCACGGCGACAAGGGCGAAGAAAAACGTGCCCTGATCGGGGCGGTGATCGATCGGATCCGCCCTCCCGACTTCTACCCCCGGGCTTTCCAGCGCTGGGTCGCCTCGTTGAGAGGAAGGGAAACCTATCTGGTTCCGGTCGAGACCATCGGCCGGGTCATCGTGGGTCTCGGCGCAGACTGCGTCCTGGAGACCTCGATCGCTCTGCACCACACCTACGGAGTGCCGGTGCTTCCCGGCTCGGCTCTCAAAGGGCTTGCCCGGCGGTTCTGTCTCAGGAGGTTCGGGAGCTCCGACCAAGAAGGAAAGGAGTACCGCCCGAGCGGCGTCTTGAAGCAAAGCAAGCGCTTGCAGGCAGGGCAGGGCCATGATTGGGACTTCACCTTCTACGACACCCTCTTCGGCCATGTGGAGGGGGCAGGCTGTCTCGTGTTCAACGACGCCTGGCTTGTTCCTAGGGCCAGCAACGAAGCTCCGCTGATACGCGACGTGCTCACGGTCCATCACAGAAACTACTACGGGGCGTCGGAGAACCCCGCTCCCCCCGCTGATTGGGACGATCCGATTCCGGTGCCTTATCTCACTGTGGCTCCGGGGGTGTGCTTTCTTCTCGCGATCGAAGGACCGGATGGTTGGCGGGACCGCGCAATGGAGATCCTCCTCTTAGCACTCCGTGAGGAAGGGATCGGCGCGAAGACATCCAGTGGATACGGCCGGATGGAGGAGACCGAAAGGTCAGGTTCGCTGCTCGCGCGTCTCGAGGAGTCGAGAATCGACCCGGAAGTCGAAGACTATTCAAACCGTCTGGAAGAAGAAGTTCCCGAACAGCAGGGAAGGCTCACTCTCATGTATCGACACGTCAAGGGTCAAGAAGACCCGGACTTGCGGAAGAAGCTCTCGAGAGCGCTTCTCTTCGGTCTGCGAAGAAGGCAGATCGAGGCATGGAAGGAGCATCCCCGTCACGCGGGGAAATACAGGGATCTCGTCGATTGGGCAGGGTTGGAGTGA
- the cas1 gene encoding CRISPR-associated endonuclease Cas1: MIFNLPFLPLLLTLRFTRPARFHFLHGGAVNGLLCNALGAHPLPEGVIPFAPESGRVRAEPGDLYHIGVTLVGEASALSDSLLAGLERIGKTEPDRNRPLPTFAGNFEVAEARALPAPDLDAEAIALAKAGGPLTIRFLSPLRMERPNALQVKGATFLNADCFPAAHFLARVWGRLFRLAHGREATKDEQRAFRPPLPDGASAVDPRLLWLDLPIPGMRGAHNGHSNGLTLGGVVGRVTLEGVPEDWLPILLQGSFLHAGEKASFGLGRYRIETGSLSPFEFPPAATLLSRTARPETLRAALERVVASTEASGIDGLTPEDALADADRLIDRLSAELHEGRYAPEALLGVLLPKEGGKVRPLAIPTLLDRTAQRAACDLLAPAIDTLLEDSSYAYRKGLSRSAAAFAVRRAYDDGFRWVLDADIASFFDAVDWDRLFAKLEALYPYEPLVELMKRWVAAPVVFRGRRIERARGLPQGAVISPLLANLFLDELDEELLGENFRLVRYADDFLILCRDLDEARAAREKARSALADLGLRLNVEKTEIRSFEDGFSYLGYLFCRSLVIESKRPEEPSHPADGDVRVPEASWLASVPIETVREALRRSSAGKPAADPAAREVRARSLSDAGPILRPLYFADPAAEIFLREEKLVVGTLAEGLREFGARTLSHVVFIGRVRVTVPVLLTLSRLGVPSYFCRRSGELYASFSTHAPDWPLWEAQGRKASDSSACLAIARLIVAAKLHNAAALAARHTLQGWGELGESLRELEKKCLEQTSLEMLRGLEGRGAALFFSALRESLPAAWGFRKREKHPPPDPVNAMLSLAYTMLYNHLSTAILAAGLHPRIGFYHAERGAYHALASDLQEEMRHLADGFVIASIRRNEIKPEDFTRTSSGPYPCLFTIDARKDFIRRFEGRLLTEFTPPGASEKETYLAFMNRQVRALKAFVRGEATAYEPLRIHA; the protein is encoded by the coding sequence ATGATTTTCAACCTCCCCTTCCTCCCCCTCCTCCTCACCCTCCGCTTCACGCGTCCGGCGAGGTTTCACTTCTTGCACGGGGGGGCGGTGAATGGGCTCTTGTGCAACGCGCTCGGGGCGCATCCGCTCCCCGAGGGGGTGATTCCGTTCGCGCCGGAATCGGGCCGCGTGCGGGCGGAGCCGGGCGATCTCTATCACATCGGCGTCACGCTTGTCGGTGAGGCGAGCGCGCTCTCGGATTCGCTTCTCGCGGGGCTCGAACGGATCGGAAAGACCGAACCCGACCGCAACCGTCCGCTCCCGACATTCGCCGGCAACTTCGAGGTCGCCGAGGCGCGCGCGCTTCCGGCGCCCGACCTCGACGCCGAGGCGATCGCTCTCGCGAAAGCCGGAGGTCCGCTCACGATCCGCTTCCTCTCGCCGCTCCGCATGGAGAGACCGAACGCGCTCCAGGTGAAGGGCGCCACGTTTCTGAACGCCGACTGCTTCCCGGCCGCGCACTTTCTCGCCCGGGTGTGGGGACGCCTCTTCCGTCTCGCGCACGGACGCGAGGCGACCAAGGACGAACAGCGCGCGTTTCGTCCCCCTCTTCCCGACGGCGCGTCGGCCGTCGATCCGCGCCTCCTCTGGCTCGACCTCCCGATCCCGGGGATGCGCGGCGCTCACAACGGACACTCGAACGGGCTCACGCTCGGCGGGGTCGTGGGAAGGGTCACGCTGGAGGGGGTCCCCGAAGATTGGCTCCCCATTCTCCTTCAGGGGAGCTTCCTCCACGCCGGGGAGAAGGCGAGCTTCGGGCTCGGCCGCTATCGAATCGAGACGGGCTCTCTCTCCCCGTTCGAGTTTCCGCCGGCCGCCACGCTCCTCTCCCGCACGGCGCGGCCGGAGACGCTCCGCGCCGCACTCGAACGCGTGGTCGCGTCGACCGAAGCTTCAGGCATCGATGGTCTCACCCCAGAGGACGCGCTCGCCGATGCGGACCGCCTGATCGACCGCCTCTCCGCCGAGCTCCACGAGGGGCGTTACGCGCCCGAGGCGCTTCTCGGCGTCCTCCTTCCCAAAGAGGGGGGCAAGGTGCGCCCGCTCGCGATCCCCACGCTCCTCGATCGGACCGCGCAGCGCGCCGCGTGCGATCTCCTCGCCCCCGCGATCGACACCCTTCTCGAGGATTCCTCGTACGCCTATCGCAAAGGGCTCTCGCGCTCGGCCGCCGCCTTCGCCGTCCGGCGCGCCTACGACGACGGCTTCCGCTGGGTGCTCGATGCCGACATCGCGTCGTTCTTCGACGCCGTCGATTGGGATCGCCTCTTCGCGAAGCTCGAGGCGCTCTACCCCTACGAACCTCTCGTCGAGCTGATGAAGCGCTGGGTCGCGGCCCCGGTCGTCTTTCGCGGCCGACGGATCGAGAGAGCGCGCGGCCTTCCGCAGGGAGCGGTGATCTCCCCCCTTCTCGCCAACCTCTTTCTCGATGAGCTCGACGAGGAGCTTCTCGGCGAGAACTTCCGTCTCGTCCGATACGCGGACGACTTCTTGATTCTCTGCCGCGATCTCGACGAAGCGCGCGCCGCGCGCGAGAAGGCGCGCTCGGCCCTCGCCGACCTCGGCCTCCGCTTGAACGTCGAGAAGACCGAGATCCGCTCGTTCGAAGACGGCTTCTCCTATCTCGGGTACCTCTTCTGTCGATCGCTCGTGATCGAGAGCAAGAGGCCGGAGGAACCCTCGCACCCGGCGGACGGCGATGTCCGAGTTCCCGAAGCGTCCTGGCTCGCCTCCGTGCCCATCGAGACCGTTCGCGAGGCGCTTCGTCGCTCCTCCGCCGGAAAGCCCGCCGCTGATCCGGCGGCGCGGGAGGTGCGGGCGCGATCACTCTCCGATGCCGGCCCGATCCTCCGCCCTCTCTACTTCGCCGATCCGGCCGCCGAGATCTTCCTCCGCGAGGAGAAGCTCGTCGTCGGCACTCTCGCCGAGGGTCTCCGGGAGTTCGGAGCGCGCACGCTCTCTCATGTCGTTTTTATCGGGCGCGTCCGGGTCACGGTTCCCGTGCTTCTCACGCTCTCTCGCCTCGGCGTCCCCTCGTACTTCTGCCGTCGCTCGGGAGAGCTCTACGCGTCCTTCTCGACACACGCTCCCGACTGGCCCCTCTGGGAGGCGCAGGGGAGAAAGGCGAGCGACTCGAGCGCGTGTCTTGCGATCGCCCGCTTGATCGTTGCCGCGAAGCTCCACAACGCGGCCGCGCTCGCCGCTCGGCATACGCTCCAGGGGTGGGGAGAGTTGGGCGAGAGCCTCCGCGAACTGGAGAAGAAGTGTCTCGAGCAGACCTCGCTTGAGATGCTCCGTGGACTCGAGGGGAGGGGGGCCGCGCTCTTCTTCTCCGCGCTCCGGGAGAGCCTCCCCGCCGCGTGGGGTTTTCGGAAGCGCGAGAAGCATCCGCCTCCCGATCCGGTGAACGCGATGCTCTCCCTCGCGTACACGATGCTCTACAACCACCTCTCGACGGCGATCCTCGCGGCGGGTCTTCATCCGAGAATCGGGTTCTACCACGCCGAGCGTGGGGCGTATCACGCGCTCGCCTCGGATCTTCAGGAGGAGATGCGGCACTTGGCCGACGGCTTCGTGATCGCGTCGATCCGACGGAACGAGATCAAGCCGGAGGACTTCACCCGAACGTCTTCCGGTCCCTACCCGTGCCTCTTTACGATCGACGCCCGAAAGGACTTCATCCGTCGCTTCGAGGGGCGTCTTCTCACGGAGTTCACGCCGCCGGGCGCGTCGGAGAAGGAAACGTACTTGGCCTTCATGAATCGACAGGTTCGGGCGCTCAAGGCGTTCGTGCGCGGGGAAGCGACGGCCTATGAGCCCTTGAGGATTCACGCGTGA